From Aspergillus fumigatus Af293 chromosome 3, whole genome shotgun sequence, a single genomic window includes:
- a CDS encoding SDR family oxidoreductase, with protein MSMKLPSRVLVTGATGFIGAHVVDSLLDRGITVRGATRSLSKGEQMRAARPDHASRLEFVQIEDFSKLGGFDHVMEGVDAVIHVASPFTYNTTNNEQELILPAINGVKSILAASAKPGSTVKRVVLTSSFASVIDISKNPGPDFTYTGAHWNPITYEESVDPATSAVVAYRGSKKFAELEAWNFMDREGPPLDLVTLCPPMVFGPIVHPVASIAQLNESNAVLWSVAAGADPLPAARVSAWIDVRDLAEAHVQALLTPEAGGKRYVPASGEPFCYEYAADIIKEKFLWARETVTTNYEAGKRPGPTYKLDGATVTRELGVKYRSFEQTVEELVRQVKETLA; from the exons ATGTCGATGAAGCTGCCATC TCGAGTACTAGTGACAGGAGCCACTGGCTTCATCGGGGCCCATGTGGTAGACAGCCTGTTGGATCGAGGCATTACCGTGCGCGGGGCCACACGGTCGTTGTCCAAGGGGGAGCAGATGAGAGCTGCTCGACCGGACCACGCTTCCAGGCTCGAGTTTGTTCAAATCGAGGATTTTTCGAAACTGGGGGGGTTTGACCATGTCATGGAGGGAGTTGACGCAGTCATTCACGTTGCTAGC CCATTCACCTATAATACCACAAACAACGAGCAAGAGCTCATCCTCCCCGCCATCAATGGCGTCAAATCCATCCTAGCCGCTTCCGCCAAACCGGGAAGCACTGTCAAACGGGTGGTACTGACATCCTCGTTTGCCTCCGTCATTGACATTTCCAAGAATCCCGGACCTGATTTCACCTACACCGGCGCCCACTGGAACCCAATCACTTACGAAGAAAGCGTCGACCCTGCCACCAGCGCGGTAGTAGCATACCGAGGCTCAAAGAAGTTCGCAGAGCTCGAAGCCTGGAACTTCATGGACAGAGAGGGGCCTCCTTTGGACCTCGTCACGCTCTGTCCTCCAATGGTGTTCGGGCCGATTGTACATCCCGTGGCTAGCATTGCGCAGCTGAATGAGTCCAATGCTGTTTTGTGGAGCGTTGCAGCCGGCGCTGATCCGTTACCTGCCGCGAGAGTATCTGCCTGGATTGACGTGAGAGATCTCGCTGAAGCGCACGTTCAGGCGTTATTGACACCGGAAGCCGGTGGGAAGAGATATGTCCCTGCGTCCGGGGAGCCATTTTGTTACGAGTATGCGGCTGatatcatcaaggagaagttccTGTGGGCGCGGGAAACAGTGACCACAAACTATGAGGCTGGGAAGAGGCCCGGGCCGACATACAAGCTGGACGGGGCCACAGTGACTAGGGAACTGGGAGTGAAATACCGCAGTTTTGAGCAGACGGTCGAAGAGCTTGTTCGACAGGTGAAGGAGACGCTTGCATAG
- a CDS encoding putative aromatic-L-amino-acid decarboxylase, producing the protein MDRDQFRAAAHAAIDEIIDYFDGLPSQRVVPTIEPGYLRPLIPENPPEEPEQWSQIQADIETKIKPGLTHWQSPNFMAFFPAGVTYPSILGEMYSAAFTAPAFNWLCSPACTELETIVMDWMAKALGLPECFLSSSENKGGGVIQVSASDAVATVMIAARERRVREQALAEGLKDGTVEYEDRVMELRPRLVALGSNQAHSSTAKGALLAGTRYRSVTARLEDNMEMTGPRLREVLEQCDKDGLTPYYITLGMGTTNTCALDRFAEIKAVLKEKPHWQRIWVHIDAAYAGAALVADEWQYIAKDFAEGVDSFNMNMHKWLLVNFDASCLYVRNRFDLTDALDITPAYLRNPYSETGRVIDYRNWSISLGRRFRALKIWFVMRSYGLSGMKAYIRKTIGLGNIFADLVRSRSDLFEIITKPAFCLTVFRIKSPSLQSNAESSVPRIDDASNAITKEVYELVNSRGEIFITSSVIAGVYAIRVVSANPAAEEKYLRRAFEILVQTAEEVLQKQQ; encoded by the exons ATGGATCGCGACCAATTTAGGGCCGCTGCGCATGCGGCGATCGATGAAA TCATCGACTACTTCGACGGTCTCCCCTCCCAGCGTGTTGTTCCGACCATTGAACCAGGTTATCTTCGCCCCTTGATTCCCGAAAATCCTCCGGAAGAACCAGAGCAATGGTCTCAGATCCAGGCAGATATTGAGACCAAAATCAAGCCGGGCCTGACTCACTGGCAATCTCCGAATTTTATGGCTTTCTTTCCGGCCGGTGTGACGTACCCCAGCATCTTGGGTGAGATGTATTCGGCCGCTTTCACCGCCCCCGCTTTCAACTGGCTCTGTTCCCCTGCATGTACCGAGTTGGAGACGATTGTAATGGATTGGATGGCCAAGGCATTGGGTCTTCCGGAATGCTTCTTGAGCAGCTCGGAAAACAAGGGAGGTGGTGTCATTCAAGTCTCTGCTAGTGATGCAGTCGCGACGGTGATGATCGCTGCTCGGGAAAGGAGGGTGCGCGAACAAGCATTGGCTGAGGGTCTCAAGGACGGAACGGTCGAGTACGAGGACCGTGTGATGGAGCTGAGACCGAGACTGGTGGCCCTGGGTAGTAATCAGGCTCATAGCAGCACCGCGAAAGGCGCACTACTTGCTGGAACGAGGTATCGCAGCGTCACTGCGCGGCTAGAGGACAATATGGAAATGACCGGACCACGGTTACGAGAGGTACTTGAGCAGTGCGATAAGGATGGGCTCACCCCATATTACATCACGCTTGGCATGGGTACAACCAACACTTGCGCGTTGGATCGCTTTGCGGAGATCAAGGCTgtgttgaaggagaagccgCATTGGCAGAGAATCTGGGTCCATATCGACGCTGCCTATGCTGGTGCTGCGCTTGTTGCGGACGAGTGGCAGTATATCGCCAAGGACTTTGCGGAAGGTGTTGACAGTTTCAACATGAACATGCACAAGTGGTTGCTTGTCAACTTTGACGCAAG CTGCCTGTATGTACGCAACCGCTTTGACCTCACAGACGCCCTCGATATTACTCCCGCCTACTTGCGCAACCCTTACTCCGAGACTGGCCGAGTCATCGACTACCGCAACTGGTCCATTTCTCTGGGCCGGCGATTCCGCGCGCTGAAGATTTGGTTTGTCATGCGCAGCTATGGCCTCAGCGGCATGAAAGCCTACATTCGCAAGACCATCGGACTCGGCAATATCTTTGCCGACCTGGTGCGAAGTCGATCGGATCTATTCGAGATCATCACCAAACCTGCATTCTGCTTGACTGTCTTCCGGATCAAGAGCCCTAGCCTTCAATCAAATGCCGAGTCCTCGGTGCCTCGGATTGACGACGCTTCAAACGCCATAACTAAGGAGGTCTACGAGCTCGTCAATTCGCGGGGAgagatcttcatcacctCGTCTGTTATTGCAGGCGTATATGCCATCAGGGTGGTAAGCGCCAACCCGGCAGCCGAGGAGAAGTACCTCCGACGTGCGTTTGAAATTTTGGTTCAAACAGCCGAAGAAGTGCTCCAGAAGCAGCAGTAA
- a CDS encoding YjgH family protein, with protein sequence MSSTVTTSPDGKKQFYATSSPYEDIIGYYRAVRHGNQIFVAGTTAVDPQSPASAPRILFPGDAKQQTIVALTESVKAVKALGGAGASSIVRVKMFVARSEDCMAVGEGFREVLGKQQGNGVGTVATMIVVQNGFVNRDMMVEVEVDAIADI encoded by the coding sequence ATGTCTTCCACCGTGACCACCTCTCCCGACGGCAAGAAACAATTCTACGCAACATCCTCCCCCTACGAAGACATAATCGGCTACTACCGCGCTGTCCGCCATGGCAACCAGATCTTCGTCGCGGGAACCACAGCCGTCGACCCTCAGTCCCCCGCCTCGGCTCCCCGGATCTTATTCCCCGGCGATGCAAAACAGCAGACCATCGTCGCGTTGACCGAAAGTGTCAAGGCGGTTAAAGCACTCGGGGGCGCGGGAGCGAGCAGTATTGTGCGTGTAAAGATGTTCGTTGCGCGCTCGGAGGATTGCATGGCTGTCGGTGAGGGGTTCCGGGAGGTGCTGGGGAAGCAGCAGGGCAATGGAGTTGGTACTGTGGCAACGATGATTGTTGTGCAGAATGGGTTTGTGAATAGGGATATGATGGTCGAGGTGGAAGTTGATGCGATTGCAGATATCTGA